One part of the Coffea eugenioides isolate CCC68of chromosome 10, Ceug_1.0, whole genome shotgun sequence genome encodes these proteins:
- the LOC113749726 gene encoding phosphatidate phosphatase PAH1-like — protein sequence MKAVGKVGSFLSRSVYTVSGPFHPFGGAVDIIVVEQQDGSFKSSPWYVRFGKFQGVLKAKEKVVGINVNGVEADFHMYLDHKGEAYFLKEVDVGEEDTLPSPSSSGEDTDGQSNDRRALEAKSCNFDAYQSESVTEIDLGNRNVISRTNSRRSRILGFVFGRKSIKKGNLPKDEDVAGVVRSESLERAEIAADLLEVKWSTNLASPRRRKDSASRPSSQVKSEASDCKLLMTQDRDNNVESLANGNNLTDSILLNEFSSANGEEGCRLKRMPTKSERPVVETGLEMSCITAEDVIGTSSVEVDEPNLRLATKTDNILANDTGASASLIDVISDIASNESKIQDSVNLEDCPGNNKTQGSFSNAGFATDGNRDDPSFLYCETSVSSTLELDDSNKQGHGALHLSSGGSEHIFAETVQTTGLVCEGNSKPSSDANANETSSSQELLENQSDCFFSIDEKTTSSRSMENGVLTGTYSQMITLQPVYASAEDIESPRIFTISTSQAVVEKTLCGEDQISKCEPPVKRVVDPIQLNILTSEISEEEQLLFGDFDDFTPSSVRHLEEPISPDYNEKEGDPPCLQVQTEEVNDSFIPGTMLGSSENKSFQVKLSDDNLSRKLRTVSSHIDIPATSIQSKEVSRIARSLPNMLAHNNNILSNANKDEVNDIQSSKSEQMAKDTKSIEELKNEMTNPAIDTTKRKIGIEDGEDLPKRKVTKKKTRLITPTSEQLASLNLKGGRNSIVFTFSTPMLGKQQVDARIYLWKWDTRVVISDVDGTITRSDLLGQFMPLVGVDWSQTGVAHLFSAIKENGYQLLFLSARAISQAYNTRQFLLNLKQDGKVLPEGPVVISPDGLFPSLYREVVRRAPHEFKIACLEEIKALFPPDRIPFYAGFGNRDTDEISYLKVGIPKGKIFIINPKGEIVVNRRVDTKSYTSLHALVHDMFPPMSSSEQEDYNSWNYWKLPPPAFDI from the exons ATGAAAGCTGTAGGAAAAGTAGGCAGCTTTTTAAGTAGAAGTGTGTATACTGTGTCTGGACCATTTCATCCATTTGGTGGTGCGGTAGATATAATCGTGGTGGAACAGCAAGATGGGAGCTTTAAATCATCACCTTGGTATGTTCGTTTTGGCAAATTTCAAGGGGTCCTAAAGGCAAAAGAGAAGGTGGTTGGCATTAACGTTAATGGGGTTGAAGCAGATTTTCACATGTATTTGGATCATAAAGGGGAAGCATACTTTCTCAAAGAGGTTGATGTTGGAGAAGAAGATACTTTGCCTTCCCCTTCATCTTCGGGTGAGGATACTGATGGACAATCTAATGATAGAAGGGCTCTAGAAGCAAAAAGTTGTAATTTTGATGCTTATCAGTCAGAGTCAGTTACTGAGATTGATTTAGGTAATCGGAATGTCATATCAAGGACCAATTCTCGACGATCTCGTATTTTGGGATTTGTTTTTGGGAGGAAGTCGATTAAAAAGGGCAATTTGCCAAAGGATGAAGATGTTGCTGGTGTTGTTAGGTCGGAGTCATTGGAACGAGCTGAGATTGCAGCAGATCTCTTGGAGGTTAAGTGGTCTACCAATCTTGCCTCCCCTAGGCGGAGGAAAGATAGTGCTTCACGGCCATCTTCTCAAGTTAAATCAGAGGCTAGTGATTGTAAGCTATTGATGACTCAGGATAGAGATAACAATGTGGAATCTCTTGCCAATGGCAATAATCTGACTGATAGCATCTTGCTGAATGAATTTAGTTCTGCCAATGGTGAAGAAGGCTGTAGACTTAAACGTATGCCCACAAAATCAGAGAGGCCAGTTGTGGAAACTGGTTTAGAGATGTCATGTATAACAGCAGAAGATGTGATTGGAACATCTTCTGTTGAAGTTGATGAGCCCAATTTGAGATTGGCAACCAAGACTGATAACATATTGGCAAATGATACAGGTGCAAGTGCAAGCTTGATTGATGTCATCTCTGACATTGCTAGTAATGAATCCAAAATTCAAGACTCAGTTAACCTTGAAGACTGTCCCGGCAATAACAAGACGCAGGGTAGTTTCAGTAACGCAGGTTTTGCAACAGATGGGAATAGAGATGACCCATCTTTTCTTTACTGTGAAACTTCAGTGAGCTCAACTTTGGAGTTGGATGATTCAAACAAACAGGGTCATGGTGCTCTGCATCTTTCCAGCGGAGGATCTGAACATATCTTTGCTGAAACAGTGCAGACAACTGGTTTGGTCTGTGAGGGGAACTCTAAACCTTCAAGTGATGCAAATGCAAATGAAACTTCAAGTTCTCAAGAGCTTTTGGAAAACCAAAGTGATTGTTTTTTCTCCATTGATGAGAAGACAACTTCATCACGCTCCATGGAGAATGGTGTACTCACTGGAACCTACTCACAAATGATCACTCTCCAACCTGTATATGCTTCTGCTGAGGACATTGAGTCACCACGCATTTTTACCATCTCTACTTCTCAAGCTGTTGTTGAAAAAACTCTTTGTGGAGAAGATCAAATCAGCAAGTGTGAGCCCCCTGTCAAGCGTGTAGTTGATCCTATCCAACTAAACATTTTAACATCAGAAATTTCAGAAGAAGAGCAATTGCTTTTTGGTGACTTTGATGATTTCACCCCTAGTTCAGTCAGACATCTAGAGGAGCCTATTTCTCCAGATTATAATGAGAAAGAAGGTGATCCACCATGTTTGCAGGTACAAACTGAAGAAGTAAATGACTCTTTCATTCCTGGTACCATGCTCGGCTCATCAGAAAACAAGTCTTTTCAGGTGAAACTGTCAGATGATAACTTAAGTAGGAAGTTGAGAACTGTATCCAGCCATATTGATATTCCTGCAACTAGTATCCAGTCTAAAGAAGTTTCCAGGATTGCAAGATCTTTACCCAACATGCTGGCACATAACAATAATATTCTGAGTAATGCAAACAAAGACGAAGTGAATGATATCCAATCATCTAAAAGTGAGCAGATGGCCAAAGATACTAAGAGCATAGAGgagctgaaaaatgaaatgaCCAATCCAGCTATTG ATACTACAAAGAGAAAGATTGGCATTGAAGATGGAGAGGATTTGCCTAAAAGGAAGGTAACCAAGAAGAAGACCAGGTTAATCACTCCAACATCTGAACAATTAGCAtctttgaatttgaagggaGGGAGGAACTCAATAGTGTTCACATTCTCAACTCCAATGCTTGGGAAACAACAG GTTGATGCCCGGATTTATTTGTGGAAATGGGACACTCGTGTTGTGATATCTGATGTCGATGGGACAATCACTAG ATCTGATCTTCTGGGACAGTTTATGCCCTTGGTTGGAGTAGATTGGTCACAAACTGGTGTTGCACATCTCTTTTCAGCAATCAAG GAGAATGGATATCAATTACTTTTTCTTAGTGCACGTGCAATATCTCAGGCTTACAATACCAGGCAGTTTTTATTGAATCTCAAGCAG GATGGAAAAGTCTTGCCTGAGGGACCTGTTGTTATTTCCCCAGATGgtctttttccttctctctaCCGAGAAG TTGTAAGAAGAGCACCGCATGAATTTAAAATTGCTTGCTTGGAG GAAATCAAAGCATTGTTTCCTCCCGATAGAATCCCTTTCTATGCTGGTTTTGGAAACAGAGATACAGATGAGATTAGCTACCTTAAAGTTGGTATCCCCAAAGGAAAAATCTTCATAATTAATCCTAAG GGTGAGATTGTCGTAAATCGGCGTGTCGACACAAAGTCATATACTTCTCTACATGCTCTTGTGCATGACATGTTTCCACCCATGTCTTCATCTGAACAG GAGGACTATAACTCATGGAACTATTGGAAACTTCCACCTCCAgcttttgatatttga
- the LOC113749542 gene encoding BRI1 kinase inhibitor 1, with the protein MEFMDSQHQKRRDKDDEKQYHEGMLKQGSKEQVEASTTASTTSAASPPSPSSSPSHEFSFTISLQPSSATTSTATTAKSTASNSISADKTKSSPASFALDLSPADDIFFHGHLLPLHLLSHLPVSPRSSTNSLDSFTLPIKELYEADGQNLNSVNSTSSKSKSEIINRRIGDEDRNSKKNHVGYETGGRSNKSKSFSLFGLSSKWRKDQNHITNSGAGEKELEDKDRHKRKLKLVDLSHVLKRYIRMVRPLLSFGSSRRGNMQFHRQSYSYSGNLSLRRKPEFRGRRGEFSAPASMRTSPTNSGLLVATGTLSSCSTSDSTMEELQAAIQAAIAHCKNSIAMEEKIKCHD; encoded by the coding sequence ATGGAATTTATGGACAGCCAACATCAGAAGAGGAGGGACAAAGATGATGAGAAGCAATACCATGAAGGGATGTTGAAGCAAGGAAGCAAAGAACAAGTAGAAGCATCAACTACTGCTAGCACAACTTCTGCAGCCTCACCAccttctccttcttcatctccatctcaTGAATTCTCTTTTACAATATCTCTCCAACCATCATCGGCAACGACTAGTACAGCCACTACAGCAAAAAGTACAGCCTCCAACAGTATATCTGCGGATAAAACCAAGTCATCTCCAGCTTCATTTGCTCTAGATTTATCTCCAGCTGATGACATATTCTTTCACGGCCACTTACTCCCTCTCCATCTCTTGTCCCACCTACCCGTTTCCCCTCGCTCTTCCACAAATTCCTTAGACAGTTTTACTCTCCCCATTAAAGAATTATACGAAGCCGACGGCCAAAACCTCAACAGCGTGAATAGTACAAGCAGCAAGAGTAAAAGCGAGATAATTAATAGGAGGATTGGTGATGAGGATCGAAACAGCAAAAAAAACCATGTGGGCTATGAAACAGGCGGAAGAAGCAACAAGTCCAAGTCATTTTCCTTGTTCGGGCTATCATCAAAATGGAGAAAAGATCAGAACCATATTACCAATAGTGGTGCAGGAGAAAAGGAGCTGGAAGACAAAGATAGACATAAGAGGAAGCTGAAGCTGGTGGACTTGAGCCATGTTTTGAAAAGGTATATCAGAATGGTTAGGCCACTTTTGTCGTTCGGGAGCAGCAGGAGAGGAAATATGCAATTTCACAGGCAATCTTATTCATATTCAGGGAATTTGAGCCTGAGGAGAAAACCAGAATttagaggaagaagaggagagTTTTCAGCTCCTGCATCCATGAGGACATCTCCAACAAATAGTGGGCTGTTAGTAGCCACCGGAACTCTTTCGAGTTGCTCCACAAGTGACAGTACCATGGAAGAATTGCAAGCTGCAATTCAAGCTGCAATTGCTCATTGCAAGAATTCAATTGCCATGGAAGAGAAAATCAAATGCCATGACTAG
- the LOC113748590 gene encoding probable protein phosphatase 2C 12, giving the protein MLSKGEHQTVPLSVLLKRELANEKVERPELSHGQASQSKKGEDFTLLKTECQRVLGDGITTYSVFGLFDGHNGSAAAIYSKENLLNNVLGAIPADLNRDEWVSALPRALVAGFVKTDKDFQERAQTSGTTVTFVIIEGWVVTVASVGDSRCVLESAEGDIYYLSADHRLECNEEERERITSSGGEVGRLNTGGGTEIGPLRCWPGGLCLSRSIGDMDVGEFIVPVPYVKQVKLSSAGGRLIISSDGVWDALSAEVAFDCCRVMPADAAASQIVKEAVQVKGLRDDTTCIVVDIQPPEKPNPPLAPLKKQGKGVFKSMFRKKPSESSSHTGKEFSEPDVVEELFEEGSASLSERLDTKYPVCNMFKLFVCAVCQVEIKPGEGISIHVGSKNSRKLRPWDGPFLCSSCQEKKEAMEGKRPSGDGRYSSGSD; this is encoded by the exons ATGTTGTCCAAAGGTGAACATCAAACGGTCCCATTATCAGTGTTGCTGAAGCGTGAATTAGCAAATGAGAAGGTGGAGAGGCCTGAGCTATCTCATGGCCAAGCTAGCCAGAGCAAGAAAGGAGAGGACTTTACACTGCTCAAGACTGAGTGCCAGCGGGTTTTGGGTGATGGAATCACTACGTATTCTGTTTTCGGG TTATTTGATGGACATAATGGATCTGCAGCTGCCATATATTCTAAGGAGAATCTTTTGAACAATGTTTTGGGTGCTATTCCTGCAGACCTCAACCGAGATGAGTGGGTTTCTGCACTGCCAAGGGCTTTGGTAGCGGGATTTGTTAAAACTGATAAGGATTTCCAGGAAAGAG CCCAAACTTCGGGAACAACAGTCACGTTTGTAATAATTGAAGGATGGGTTGTTACTGTTGCATCAGTTGGTGATTCTCGTTGTGTACTTGAATCGGCTGAAGGGGATATATATTATCTTTCGGCAGATCACAGGCTTGAATGCAATGAAGAAGA AAGGGAGCGTATTACATCAAGTGGTGGTGAGGTAGGGCGGCTAAATACAGGTGGTGGTACAGAG ATTGGTCCTCTAAGGTGCTGGCCTGGTGGCTTGTGCCTTTCGCGATCCATTGGAGATATGGATGTTGGTGAATTCATAGTTCCTGTCCCATATGTGAAGCAAGTAAAG CTGTCATCAGCTGGCGGCAGGCTTATTATTTCAAGTGATGGGGTTTGGGATGCTTTATCTGCGGAAGTGGCTTTTGACTGTTGTCGTGTGATGCCAGCTGATGCTGCAGCCTCACAAATTGTTAAA GAGGCTGTACAAGTGAAAGGGCTACGAGATGACACAACCTGCATTGTGGTTGACATACAACCGCCAGAGAAACCAAATCCTCCCTTGGCCCCGCTGAAGAAGCAAGGGAAAGGAGTCTTTAAGTCTATGTTTCGCAAGAAGCCATCAGAATCTTCCTCTCATACTGGAAAGGAATTTAGTGAACCAGATGTTGTAGAGGAATTATTTGAAGAAGGATCTGCTTCACTATCAGAAAG GTTGGATACAAAATATCCAGTTTGCAATATGTTCAAGTTGTTTGTTTGTGCGGTTTGCCAAGTAGAAATAAAACCTGGAGAAGGTATTTCAATACATGTAGGCTCAAAGAATTCGAGAAAGTTACGGCCTTGGGATGGTCCTTTCCTTTGTTCAAGCTGCCAGGAGAAAAAAGAAGCTATGGAGGGGAAGAGACCTTCTGGAG ATGGGAGATACAGTAGTGGGAGTGACTAA